The DNA region gggggaatggggggagtgggagggagggagagaaggagagggaggagagaggaagtgagaggggatgatggaggaaaagaaacaaaaccactgAAGGCTGCTGATgatcaattaaaaaaagaacTTCTGTAACCTAATAACGTTGCAGCATCTAAAACAACACCTCACCTCCCTAAGTCGCAAAAGAAAACACAGGAGAAAAACAATGGCTCTCAAAGGACTCCAGACAAAACAGTGACAAAACAATGATACGGTTGGATGGCTTGGGACAAGGGCCCCGTCCAAACACCAGTCCCAGTGTTCCTCACCACCTGGGCCTGCACTCCTCAattaacacactctctcacacactctctcacacacacacacacacacacacacacacactctcacacctggCCAGACTCCAAGCGGGGAGAAAAACAACCAGATTTCTGGGGCACAAgcaggaggacagaggagaggggagataaGAGCTTTGAGAGAAGTCCCAGACATCGTGAAGCCATCATgtgataaaataataataaaaggtaAAACGCAAAGCAAAGTCTAACCAAAGCAAATTTAATAACACCACAAAATCGACTTAGAATCTACCATGAGCAAGATTCTAAGTAGATTTTGTGGTTTTATTAAATTAGCTTTGGTTAAACGTTGCATTTTACCTTTTATTAAAATTAGGGCCCACCGATCGGGATGAGATGGacaaaaatacatcaaaatatattttagaaTAAGAGTACCTCAGTTTTAGGTGTAtcaaaaataaactacaaaatacaGCACCCACGCTATCTCAAAATAAAATCctgtattttgaaaataataattaaaaagtacTTTTTAAAAGGAGCATGAAATCAATTTGCAAACCTTCCATTTAATCTATTAAATATAGATGTAATCTATTAAGTCTATTTAATGTATTCCTTCTTTTTTAAACTTACTGGCACAGTATAAGCGCTAAATGGTGTTATATTAGTGCCCAGGGGCAAGGTTGGCATGGTTGGCGTGGTTGCATTGGGATATCCTCAGCGCTGCAGGGTAGACACGGATGACTAAAACAGATGactaaagttctcaagaaacttgaggttgggtgtgagagggagtgtgctgtgtgtaacCTAGCAACCTACATGTTGCTCGTCAGTCAGAGGTCAAATTCATTCATCACATCATCAACCGTGTTGGTTTTTCTCACCGTATTTGTCAGTAaatagtaaaataaaaaaaacttcacaaatacacaccaatattttgatacaaaatacaaacccattttcttcaacccaataaaatacaaaatagtattgaaatactgtacatgtatcaaATACTGCCCATGTGTGTAAACACATAGAGTTGAATGGTGCTTCTACTCTgcccgcatgcacacacatgaactctcatacacacacttacacgcacccactaacacacacacacacacacacacacacacatacacttacaccaACCCAGACTAGTTTATCACAGGTGAAGATTGTTCTTAGACATTTTTCGTAAAGTATCAAAAAGACTTTTTAAAAGACTATCCCTGGCTGTGTACATTTGTGATtattttcaaatatatatatttccaagttcatcatcatcatcatcatcatactcaATCATACTTGTTACACTTGACTGGAACCGTCCAACTTAATACCCGCACTAACAGCTTCTtctaaacatacaaaaaaacaccTACTAGTGTCATTGTAAGGTCAAGATGGGCAGTGCAATCCAATCAGATCTGTACTCTATAAACAAATTAAACCAGAGATCAGAGTTTATGTAAGGGGGACGATGACGACTCCTGGAGCACTGACGAGCACGGACTCTCCCATCTCGCCTCGCACGTCTCCCGTTCCTCCCAGTCAAGGCTGCTCGCCCCAAGCCACTTAAGAGTGCCTGTGCCTGCCCGGGCCTATTTGAATTCCCTCTTGCGTTATGGATTAACCCTCTCTTCTGGGTGAACTTTCAACATGTAACGGGATTAATTGCTGCGGATACTTTAGGATTGCTCCCGCAAACGATACCTGTTTTTAGAAGACCTAATCCAGAAGATTAGCGTAGATTCTGATGGCACTCCACTCTGAAATAGATTATCTCGGAATGATAAATCGTCTCTGGGACTATCTTTGGCCCGGCCGTACACGGCAACAGCGAACTGGCGAAGCCGTTAGCCAGTCGGGAACCCGAAGGGGGAGGCTTTTTTGCTGCTGCGCCAGCACCTTTTAAAGCACCGTGAGTGTCGTAGGTTGCATCAGAGGTTGCCGACGTCACCCACCAGTGGTTTTAAACTCCCACTATTGCGCAAGCCTCAACAGGATTttatggtgggggtggggggtgggggggttaaacAATCTGTAACTGTAATGGGGAAGCCTGCCaaaacccacagacacacattcccACAACTCCACTTCCCAGGCAAGACTGTGTAGTGTGCTCATACATGTTGGAGGAAACGcttctgttgttgatgtcatttcccttgtccaccccctccaccctaaccccccacccccacccccacccccaggaGCGGAGAACGGAGAAGAAGGCCAACAAGGTGGCGTTCAAGCAGGAGAAAGTCCTGCAGGAGAAGCAGATGGTGGGCCTAAGGGCCAACGTGCAGGGTCTCAAGCTCTCCTaaccacaaacaacaacaacaacaacaacaacaacaacaacaaaagcagcaacagcagccctGCAACAAGTCCCCTTGTGGTCCTCATCTCACTCAAAACAGACTGACTTGGCTGCTCGTTCTTTAAGGAACCGACCTGACTGTAGACTTCAACATCAACACATGggggactcagagagagagagtgtgtgtgtgtgtgtgtgtgtgtgtgtgtttgtgtgcctgtgcactCTTTTTCCCCCGTCCTGGGGTCCGCTGGAGAGTGGTGATCTCCGttgtatttaatttgtattaaaCACCTTGTACTCAAACAACAGACTCGTGCACATTTGTTAATTTGAATATTGTATTATACAAATATATTAACACTGTGCAAAACAAGCATATACAAGCATGCCCACGTGGCAGCTACATTTGGCATATTGTAAGccctgatgtttttgttttgttttgttttgttttgttaaacCTCTCTAACAAAAATAGCAGAGTGTCCCAAAACAATCACATCGAAAGACCCGGGCTACACCAGACCCACAACCGAAGCACTCTGTTCAGGGATCGTTAATATAATTTAAATTGAATTTCATAAAACGgatcaatttttttttcaaatgtagctccattgactacagtggaCACTAACAGATACTGCTTATGTGGACCGAATGGACCGCTCCAGGGTtgcctctcaacttctctcctcggtcctccaggctcgttccgaCTGATCtctaactagcactggatagacaaTCCCATTGTTAACGGCCCATCATTCTTGATGTAGATCCGTGAGGACGAGGACTGAGgattgaggaaggaagggaggatgtacaaaagaccaaatgagaggcaccccaggtGTAGCccggtgtagcctccctgtaagGTGCAAAAGAATCAGATGACGTTTCACTCGAACCCTCAACCAACATGCAGATGATAATAACGAGCTAGTAATTAACATGTAATTACAAGTACCTATACTGTAATTACATTTGCTGGCAGTTCCACAAAGTCCTATCCTTCGACTACGCTAGTTGTCTGAACAGCTTGCAGCCTTTGGGATTTCAGTTGCTTATTTCACACATACAtggtcacatatacagtacatgacgcAGTGTGAGATCACTGGACAGCAAAGGTAAAGGTATCTAGTCGACAACATGGTTATAACAGCCTTATGTCTAAGTGTGATCAAAAATAGTGCTAATTTTGACATTCTGACATTTTGTCACTGAGGCACTGGATAGCTGCACATTAGGCCTACGTTTATGAACATCTTAAGACTCTTGATTTTGTATTTTCTGTCGTCCTTTTTTCTATGCCATTTACACCGGTGTGGTGTAAATATAAGGACTACTTCCCCATGAGCTCGATGACTTCTGTTATTacatacactttttttttggtcatgtAGTTTTCTGATTTTTGATTTTCTGTCACAAAAACGTACAGGTAGCATTCACAAGGGTCCTACTGCTCCCTCTGCTTAATCTCATcctcagcaacagcagcagacaCAGTACTCGTCAGTGCAGGTATACAGTTTCACAATCTGCACAATTTTTCTCATTGTTCTGTGGCTCATCTTCAGTGCTACCCATTTGTAACTTCTACAAACATTTGCGTCTCTTGTTAGAATACCTGCCAACTAACTAATTTGACAACCCATACAGACTCTATCTTCTAGCGCTTAAAATAACTTTACCTGGTgcctgctaaaaaaaaaactagcaaCAGCCTTAAATAGAGGTCTACTACACCAGTCCCCAGTGCTTTGGACAGTCATCCGTgacgttcctctctctctctttttcccccttgttttcttttcttttttcttcctctctctctctttgatgtTCTGTGATCAACAGAAGATCATTCATGTCCGTAACCGCTACACGCTTCCCCAATGCAAATCTCCAGGAAATGTTCCTCACATCTCCACACAGAGTGGCTCACACTAGATGCCCTGCCCTGGGGGGTACCTGCCAGTCCATGGAAATGAGTGGTTCATCTCGTTCCAAGCAGTAGCAACTTAAAAACCTCCATCAGCAGACCTTTATGTCCTGTTCTAGTCGCAGTCTTTAATGGACAAAGgccatgtatttgtgtgtgtgtgtgtgtgtgtgtgtgtgtgtgtgtgtgtgtgtgtgtgtgtgtgtgtgtgtgtgtgttttctatcactctgctatatttatttattttttagtcCAGACCTTCTGAGATGggagtgtggctgtgtgtgtgtgtgtgtgtgtgtgtgttctatcacTCTgctatatgtatttattttttagtcCAGACCTTCTGAGATGGgagtgtggcagtgtgtgtgtgtgtgagtgagatggcagtgtgtgtgtgtgagtgagatgggtgtgtgtgtgtgtgtgtgtgtgtgtgtgatgggagtgtggctgtgtgtgtgtgtgtgtgatgggagtgtggctgtgtgtgtgtgtgtgtgtgtgtgtgtgtgtgtgtgatgggagtgtGGCAGTGTGTGAGGGATGCACGTAGCCCGTTGGCATGCTGTTAGAAAGCAGAGGGCAGCGATGCCATCACCGTGGTTGACTAGACCCTTTCCAGCAAATCTCTTTCGCATTGAAGTCAGGGCAGTTTGGCTAGCCTGGTCGAGCTCAAATAACCTGAGCTATAGGAGTGCAGAAACGAGGGgcgcaatttgattggctgttgagctgaATTTTCGACAATCTTTCTCCAGAAATGGCAGACTGTGCCTTTTTAAATGTTCGCTTTCAGCAGCCCGACCTCAGGCCAAACGCTCTCTGGCTGTGTAGCCGTTCACCAAGTCCCCTGGCACCAGCTCCACGGAGATATCGTGCGCCGAGTCGTAATCGGACAGCGCCTTTCCTCCCGACACCTCCGAGCCTCTCCGGTCCTGACCGGCCCTTTCGCCGTTTCCCTCCGCGTCCTCGCTCTCCGAGCAAGCGCCGTCCACCGCGTAGCCGTCCACGAAGTCCCCTGGCGCCAGCTCCACGGAGATGTCCTGCGGCGAGTCGTAACCGGACAGCGCCGTCCCTCCGGACGAGAGGACCTCCGAGAGGTTTGCTTGGTACCCTGGGTCCTCGCTCGTCCCGTGTCTCACCTCTTCTTCCGCGTCCACCCCGCCCAAGTCCACGAAGGAGTCGTGGGCGTGGGGCGAGTCGTAGTCCGACGAGAGCGTTCCTCCCGACGTCTCCGAGAGTCCCCGGTCCTGACCCGACCTGTCGCTCGGCCAGTCGGTCGAGACGGTGTTCAGCTCCTCGCCGTCGCTCACCTGAGTCGCTCCGCCCCGCTCCCGAGGAGTGACGAGGCCTGGGCGGATGGTGAAGCGGGAGCAGTCGgcactgctgcggctgctgttgGAGCTGTGGATGGACAGGAGCGGGTCCTCGGAGGTCGCCGACAGCGACGACTTGACGTACATGGTGCTGAAGCTTTCGGTTTCAGCTTTTCTTGGGTTCGTAAAAATGGCTGGGGAGCGGCCGGAGAAATCTGGAACCTGAGATGAGAGCAGAACGTGGGGAGACAGGatcagaaagacacacacaaatcaaaaagAGTACTTCCACCACGCTTCTAAATTCATGTCTGGTGCTCCACGGGAGGGGGCCgatcatgtaggctactgtagagagagagacggctcaCAGAGATTTAAATGTCCTTTATTACGGTGCACAGCATTCGACTTAACGTTTCCATGGGTGCTCTGTTCCATCTTTTCATCAGAGTCAAGGGGTGCGGGTTTGACGGCGTATTTTGCTGAATGTACAAAGTGGGCAGTCAGGCCAAAGTTAATTGATAAAAGACAGATAATTAACAATATGTCCAGAGATAATATATTTAACACTGGTTGCATGTGAGTGCTTTATTGAATTTCATTGCACCGGAGAGGTCTCAAACCATTTCAGATGCCCGCCTTGACGCAGCTTCCCGCTACCTATATTGCAGTCGAACTTGAGGTCCCATGACTCTATCATATCACATATAATATAATCCatgactctgatgaagatggaATGCCTATTGAAACGTTATATTAGTCTTTGCTGTtgcaccacaataaaaacaaCTCAAATCCAATTATATGTACTCTAGTAGCCTaatccttctccatctccacacacaaacactcaaatgaTATCAGCATTATAAAGCCcacagaaaatgaaaaagaaaggcaGACATAGAGAAATAGTGGGGGGAAAGCTACCAAATTACAGATGACAATAAAAATGCCACACTTACCACACTAAGAACGGGGTGGGTTTTGGCCCTGTTCTTCCACCATACTAAACCGCCCAGAACAATGATAGCCCCGATGAGGGTCACTATCACACATGCGATGCCAACGATATGACTGGGCTGTAGTTGACctgtggtgaaaaaaaaaaacacttgaatgttttggcacacacacaaattagaaGCAAATAAAATTACACTCTAATGTTTTGGCACACATCATGCAAAAACTGAAATTCGCCTCTCTTACCCTGCAGTTTCTTAGCGCAAACTCGTGCAGGGCGGACATTTGCCCGCACAATTCTTCCTGACATGTTGACGCAGTAGCGGTCTACTTCGTCTGGAATGTGCAgtgtctctgcacacacactcttctcataAGGGCAGGAAAACTCTGGAAACTCTGAAGACTTTGATGTGCGGTCATTGGCACTCTGAAAACAGCAATGTTTAACATATCAGTCACTCTTGCCTTGacttaatttgttttgttttaaaaaaaaaacatatggactacccccccccccccccccctcgttgtgtgtgtgtgtgtgtgtgtgtgtgtgtgtgtgtgtgtgaggagtgtagGAGTGTAGTCAACTATGAGAACAACAACTGTGTCAAAAAGCTATGTTTTCTGAAACCTAAGGGTTAGGAGTTAGGTTAGTTAGTTACTTAAAAAGAAGAAGCCCACAAGTAACAAACTCTTTCCCAACCTGAGGAACTACTTCGTATTTCAACTCGGACGTCTCCAGGTTTGGATCTTTGTTGTCCTTGAGATACTTGAGGGCTGGAGTGTTCTCATACAGGTGAATTGGATTCTTGAAACTCAGCGTGAGTTCTCCTCCCGCATACTTCAGGGTTACAGGTGGGAAGTCCAGATTACCTGCCGAGCCATCACAGATAGTACAGTGAGGACAGTGAAGTACAGGAGCCATCACAGATAGTAGAGTAAGGATAAATAATGCATCTTATAAattattcaaattcaaatgctaTGCCTGAATACTTATTGTCTCTATTGAGGAAgactgatttttaaaaaataagataAACTCACACAGAATGTTTCCCTTCATGCGGTTATCAAAAGCAAACTTAACAGGCGGAGAGAAACTGGATGAGTGAGTTCCGTTCTTGGCCTGGATTCTTATGGTGTACACAACATAGTTTGTGTTCTTCAGTCGGCTAGTGATGTTGGCATGGTGTGCCATCGTCTTAAAGGTCTCCGGAGGACCATCGctatttaatcacacacacacacacacacacacacacacacacacacagttacacattgTTTACTATATTTGGTGACTAATATGGTTCAATTCTTTTTACGTCTAGCCGCAATCTCAGCTGGAACAGTTGAGAGCTAAGAAACTAAGTGCAATACATACAATAATCATTaacaaaattaaattaaaccAACCATTCACTTGATCAGTTGATTCTAACTACCACATCTCTTAAGCCAGTTCTGGTAATTAGTGAAATCATCTGTgtcaagtgcacaggtagaaccaatacatggcggGACTTTTACAGCTCTActccacacattcactcacctaATGTCGCTTTTGAGCTCTAGTTGAAAAAGAGGCTCTATCAAGAGGTCTGAGTAATTCCAGTACACCATCGTGTCAAAGTTGTCACAGTCCACCGTCACATTCTCTGGactggagaggggagaggctcGACCttaggacaaaaaaagaaaaaaaagaaacacttaaCTTTAACAACTTAGTAGAAGCGGAAACCAAATCACCTTAAAGTGTGGATTTTTAAGCCCTCTACTATATTgctatgggatttggcagacacttttgtccaaagcaacttacaaataaaacaataatgaattaatagtaggtctaatgtctttctttctgaaAACTACGTGTTCCTAAGAAACTACAGAAAAGTTTATCATActattataaatatataatttataaACATATAAATATTATGATAGTATAAAACCAATAGTGTATACTATATTGTTaagttaagtcaagtcaagtttatttatgtagcgcatttcatacacggtcattcaatgtgctttacataaacaacacaaaacagtagcagaataaaagcatagatgagcaaagagtaataaaaataaatatcaaaataaaacataacaaGGAAGCATAAATCAAGGTAAAATCATTTAACAATAAAGAATAAGCTAGAAAAAGTTAGAAAAAATACTACAGTCATGTGTCATTTGCTGAATTAATGTAATGTGACATCTTTTCGTTTAGGAGAAGGATACTTTAATTATTCTACAGAAAGACCCCTCTAAACTCAAATCTGCATCATATTTTCAATCCCTTCTCTATTAAGAATGTTTACTGATGCTAAATGTTAGCGTGCTAAATTGATGTGTGCCTACTGCCTTGTTCAACTACCCTATGTCTAGTTACCCTGTCAACTCCTCCTTCATTTGTGTGAGACCAGTTGTCCCAGTTCAGCCAGCTAATCAACTGATACACAGTGTGGATCACACGTATCGCAATGACACCgtcacatttgtttttaaacaacAATGTTTTTTGAACCCACACCTTTTGCCAGCTAGCCTACTGCATGCCAGCCCAGCACACCTAAGATCGCTATGCTACCACCGCCCACCCTCCTTATAGCCTTTCTTTCCTTTCATGATGCTGAAATCTCTAGCAATCAGCTCATCTGTTGAAGGGCTTAGTTTGGCACTTAGGACATTCACACAACAAAAGGCGTATTTGAGCGCTGCAGAATGACATCAATCCTAAAAACCTACATAGAATTGatataaataaattgaataAATTGATAATGATGATAAAAATATGATCTTAGCATTAGCATAAATAAACT from Sardina pilchardus chromosome 1, fSarPil1.1, whole genome shotgun sequence includes:
- the ifngr1 gene encoding interferon gamma receptor 1, which encodes MDLTIWYLIFGVLTCLDGAVSGRASPLSSPENVTVDCDNFDTMVYWNYSDLLIEPLFQLELKSDISDGPPETFKTMAHHANITSRLKNTNYVVYTIRIQAKNGTHSSSFSPPVKFAFDNRMKGNILCNLDFPPVTLKYAGGELTLSFKNPIHLYENTPALKYLKDNKDPNLETSELKYEVVPQSANDRTSKSSEFPEFSCPYEKSVCAETLHIPDEVDRYCVNMSGRIVRANVRPARVCAKKLQGQLQPSHIVGIACVIVTLIGAIIVLGGLVWWKNRAKTHPVLSVVPDFSGRSPAIFTNPRKAETESFSTMYVKSSLSATSEDPLLSIHSSNSSRSSADCSRFTIRPGLVTPRERGGATQVSDGEELNTVSTDWPSDRSGQDRGLSETSGGTLSSDYDSPHAHDSFVDLGGVDAEEEVRHGTSEDPGYQANLSEVLSSGGTALSGYDSPQDISVELAPGDFVDGYAVDGACSESEDAEGNGERAGQDRRGSEVSGGKALSDYDSAHDISVELVPGDLVNGYTARERLA